A genomic segment from Spinacia oleracea cultivar Varoflay chromosome 3, BTI_SOV_V1, whole genome shotgun sequence encodes:
- the LOC110789095 gene encoding LOW QUALITY PROTEIN: flavin-containing monooxygenase FMO GS-OX5-like (The sequence of the model RefSeq protein was modified relative to this genomic sequence to represent the inferred CDS: inserted 1 base in 1 codon) has translation MSHQSTTKKVAVVGAGAAGLVAACELRKEGHHVVVFERGTQLGGSWVYSSEVESDPLGLDPTRKIVESSLYASLRTNLPREVMGFRDFPFVPSGKADRDSRRFPAHQEVLRYLXDFSCEFGLNELICFQTEVRHVGLETDGKWMVKSRRIGGAEGGDVTETYDAVVVCNGHFTEPRVADSIPGIDLWPGRQIHSHSYRIPGPYKNQVVVLIGLSASALDISKDIAVSAKEVHITTRSEAAGKLWKLGKHPIYDNLWLHPMIEKAHEDGRVSFQDGREVLADVILHCTGYKQHFPFLHTSGAVSVDDNRVGPLYKHVFPPALAPGLSFVGVPSLVVPFFLFEVQSKWIAGVLSGRISLPSEEKMMEDTEAFYSELELKGVPKRYTHKIHDFKKVAVIGAGAAGLSAARELKREGHGVVVFERGGQLGGVWVYSPESESDPLGLDPTRKIVHSSLYASLRINFPREAMGFREFPFAPSGKPDRDPRRFPAHQEVLRYLEDFADEFGLNELIRYQTEVSYVGLEKDGKWMVKYRRIDGDEDSEVDETYDAVVVCSGHFTEPRLAEDIPGIDVWPGKQIHSHNYRIPELYQDQVVVLIGLSASSIDISRDIAGFAKEVHIATRSEAAKFGKHPGYGNLWLHPMIEKTHEDGRVSFQDGSVVLAHVILHCTGYKQQFPFLHTNGAVSVDDNRVGPLYKHVFPPALAPGLSFVGVPAFVIAFFLFELQSKWIAGVLSGRISLPSEEKMTEDVEAFYSELEAEGVPKRYTHRIHDIKRLFGPFEHEDWLAAETGCPPAEEWRKGMFYGTILRAFKSETYRDVLDDDDLVLQAHQDFVQYLSAQGRDIILRTT, from the exons ATGTCACACCAATCAACAACCAAGAAAGTCGCCGTGGTAGGAGCCGGCGCAGCCGGTTTGGTGGCGGCGTGTGAGCTTAGAAAGGAAGGTCACCATGTTGTGGTGTTCGAGCGCGGGACCCAATTGGGCGGGAGCTGGGTTTACTCGTCCGAGGTTGAGTCTGACCCGCTCGGACTCGACCCAACTCGGAAAATCGTTGAGTCAAGCCTTTATGCTTCTCTCCGAACTAATCTTCCTAGAGAAGTCATGGGTTTTCGTGATTTTCCATTTGTCCCTTCTG GAAAAGCCGACAGAGATTCACGAAGGTTTCCAGCTCATCAGGAGGTGCTGAGATATT GAGATTTTTCTTGTGAATTTGGACTGAATGAATTAATCTGCTTTCAGACAGAGGTGAGGCATGTTGGGTTGGAGACAGATGGAAAGTGGATGGTGAAATCTAGGAGGATTGGTGGAGCTGAGGGCGGTGATGTGACTGAAACTTACGATGCTGTGGTAGTCTGCAATGGACATTTTACTGAACCACGAGTTGCTGACAGTATTCCTG GCATTGACCTTTGGCCAGGGAGGCAAATTCATAGTCACAGTTATCGTATTCCAGGACCCTACAAAAACCAA GTTGTAGTTTTGATAGGGCTTTCTGCTAGTGCTCTTGATATCTCTAAGGACATTGCTGTATCAGCCAAAGAAGTCCACATAACAACTAGGTCTGAAGCAGCAGGGAAATTGTGGAAACTTGGAAAGCATCCTATTTATGATAACTTGTGGCTCCATCCAATG ATCGAAAAAGCCCATGAAGATGGTAGAGTATCGTTTCAAGATGGGAGGGAAGTCCTTGCAGATGTCATACTCCATTGCACCGG GTACAAGCAACATTTCCCTTTTCTTCATACCAGTGGTGCCGTGAGCGTTGACGATAATCGTGTGGGGCCTCTGTACAAGCATGTGTTTCCTCCTGCATTAGCACCAGGTCTCTCCTTCGTTGGTGTCCCATCGCTT GTTGTCCCTTTCTTCCTTTTTGAAGTTCAAAGTAAGTGGATAGCAGGCGTATTATCTGGGAGGATATCACTTCCATCTGAAGAAAAGATGATGGAAGACACAGAAGCCTTCTACTCAGAATTGGAACTTAAGGGAGTTCCAAAGCGCTATACACATAAGATCCATGATTTTAAG AAAGTAGCCGTGATAGGCGCTGGTGCAGCCGGGTTGTCCGCGGCGCGCGAGCTTAAAAGGGAAGGTCATGGTGTAGTTGTGTTTGAGCGTGGTGGGCAGCTGGGTGGGGTCTGGGTTTACTCGCCGGAGAGTGAGTCAGACCCTCTTGGACTCGACCCAACTCGGAAAATTGTTCATTCCAGCCTTTACGCTTCGCTCCGCATTAATTTTCCTAGAGAGGCTATGGGCTTTCGTGAGTTCCCCTTTGCCCCTTCTG GAAAACCCGATAGAGATCCTCGAAGATTTCCAGCTCACCAGGAAGTCCTAAGATATTTGGAGGATTTTGCTGATGAGTTTGGACTGAATGAACTAATCCGTTACCAGACAGAGGTTAGTTATGTTGGGTTGGAGAAAGACGGGAAGTGGATGGTGAAATATAGGAGGATTGATGGAGATGAGGACAGTGAAGTGGATGAAACTTACGATGCTGTGGTTGTCTGCAGCGGGCATTTTACTGAACCGCGACTTGCTGAAGATATTCCTG GCATTGACGTTTGGCCAGGGAAGCAAATTCATAGCCACAATTATCGTATTCCAGAACTCTATCAAGATCAA GTTGTAGTTTTGATAGGGCTTTCTGCTAGTTCTATCGATATCAGTAGGGACATTGCTGGATTTGCCAAAGAAGTTCACATTGCAACTAGATCTGAAGCAGCCAAATTTGGAAAGCATCCTGGGTATGGTAACTTGTGGCTTCATCCAATG ATTGAAAAAACACATGAAGATGGTAGAGTATCATTTCAAGATGGGAGTGTGGTTCTTGCTCATGTCATTCTCCATTGTACCGG GTACAAGCAACAGTTCCCTTTTCTTCATACCAATGGTGCTGTAAGCGTTGATGATAATCGTGTGGGGCCGCTGTACAAGCATGTATTTCCTCCAGCTTTAGCACCAGGACTCTCCTTCGTTGGTGTCCCTGCATTT GTTATCGCGTTCTTCCTTTTCGAACTTCAAAGTAAGTGGATAGCAGGTGTTTTATCTGGTAGGATATCACTTCCATCTGAAGAAAAGATGACGGAAGATGTTGAAGCCTTCTACTCAGAATTAGAAGCTGAGGGAGTTCCAAAGCGCTACACACATAGGATCCATGATATTAAG CGGCTTTTTGGACCGTTTGAACACGAGGATTGGCTTGCTGCAGAAACGGGGTGTCCTCCAGCCGAGGAATGGAGGAAGGGTATGTTTTATGGGACAATCCTCCGCGCTTTTAAATCAGAGACTTATCGCGATGTATTGGATGATGATGACCTTGTCCTGCAAGCGCATCAAGATTTTGTGCAATACTTGTCTGCTCAAGGCAGGGACATAATACTCCGTACTACATAA
- the LOC110789093 gene encoding uncharacterized protein has protein sequence MLGRSPLLRAGSLRPENLGQHALAMIGNVCFSIFVVGVLIFTIIAATYEPEDPLFHPSDKISTFLTSNSNATFESDNTVIKTGEDFMAANQTAFNTFINITDVADNAEIAASTGSDCGDEVGKPIDCKDPEVFHTMMRAAIEKFKDIHFYRFGKPVRGLDDNTCDMAWRFRPKEGKTASLYKDYRRFVISKAENCSLSVTDVGEYHSGVNARKRKPKKQAVFEKEGQQGEVASLPVVGEMVNDSLPVVESEAAFKNGKYLYYAGGGDRCKSMNHYLWSFLCALGEAQYLNRTLIMDLSICLSSMYTKTGQNEEGKDFRFYFDFEHLKEEASVLDQLQFWTDWNKWQRNDRLSLHLVEDFKVSPVKLKDLKDTLVIRKFGTVEPDNYWYRVCEGEAESVIQRPWHMLWKSRRLMDIVSAIASRLNWDYDSVHIVRGEKTLNKELWPNLDRDTSPDSLLTTLKDKIEEGRNLYIGTNEPDKSFFDPLKDKYTTHFLDEYKDLWEENSEWSSETTKLNNGAPVEFDGYMRISVDTEVFLRGKKQLETFNDLTSDCKDGVNTCSTSSS, from the coding sequence ATGTTGGGTCGTTCTCCCCTTTTGAGGGCTGGGAGTTTGCGGCCGGAAAACTTGGGCCAACATGCTCTAGCTATGATTGGAAATGTGTGTTTCAGTATCTTTGTTGTTGGGGTTTTGATTTTCACCATTATTGCTGCGACTTATGAACCCGAGGATCCCCTTTTCCACCCGTCTGATAAGATATCCACCTTCCTTACCTCGAACTCGAATGCTACGTTTGAGTCAGATAATACAGTCATAAAGACTGGGGAAGATTTCATGGCGGCGAATCAGACTGCTTTTAACACTTTTATAAACATCACTGATGTAGCTGATAATGCTGAGATTGCGGCTAGTACGGGTTCTGATTGTGGGGATGAGGTTGGTAAACCTATTGACTGTAAGGACCCGGAAGTTTTCCATACTATGATGAGAGCTGCTATTGAGAAGTTTAAGGACATCCATTTTTACCGATTTGGGAAGCCGGTCCGTGGTTTGGATGATAATACTTGTGATATGGCGTGGCGGTTTAGACCTAAAGAAGGGAAGACTGCCTCACTTTATAAAGATTATCGGAGATTTGTGATCTCCAAGGCAGAGAATTGTTCTTTGAGTGTGACTGATGTAGGTGAGTACCACAGTGGTGTTAATGCGAGGAAGAGGAAGCCAAAGAAGCAAGCTGTGTTTGAGAAAGAAGGCCAACAAGGTGAAGTGGCTTCCTTGCCGGTTGTTGGGGAGATGGTTAATGATAGTCTTCCTGTTGTTGAATCAGAAGCCGCATTTAAGAATGGGAAATACTTGTACTATGCTGGGGGTGGAGATCGGTGTAAGAGCATGAATCACTACCTCTGGAGTTTCTTGTGTGCACTTGGTGAAGCTCAGTATTTGAACCGTACATTGATCATGGACTTGAGCATTTGTCTATCATCTATGTACACAAAGACGGGTCAAAATGAGGAAGGAAAGGATTTTcgattttattttgattttgagcATTTGAAAGAGGAAGCCTCAGTATTGGACCAACTCCAATTTTGGACAGATTGGAATAAGTGGCAGAGGAATGATAGACTGAGTCTTCATCTTGTGGAAGATTTTAAGGTTTCACCAGTGAAACTCAAGGATCTGAAAGATACTCTAGTCATCAGAAAGTTTGGAACCGTTGAGCCGGATAATTACTGGTATCGTGTGTGTGAAGGAGAGGCAGAATCTGTTATCCAGAGACCGTGGCACATGTTATGGAAGTCAAGAAGGTTGATGGACATAGTCTCTGCAATTGCATCGAGGTTAAACTGGGACTATGATTCTGTTCATATTGTAAGAGGGGAGAAAACACTGAACAAAGAACTCTGGCCTAATCTTGACAGGGATACCTCACCTGATTCTCTTCTTACAACACTAAAGGACAAGATTGAAGAAGGAAGAAACCTCTATATTGGTACAAACGAGCCTGACAAGTCATTCTTTGACCCCTTGAAAGACAAGTACACAACCCATTTTCTAGATGAATACAAGGATCTATGGGAAGAAAACAGTGAGTGGTCTTCTGAGACAACGAAGCTCAACAATGGGGCTCCTGTTGAATTCGATGGGTACATGAGGATATCAGTTGACACAGAAGTGTTTTTGAGAGGGAAAAAGCAGCTCGAGACCTTCAATGACCTTACTAGTGATTGCAAAGATGGGGTAAACACTTGCAGTACTTCCTCTAGTTAG
- the LOC110789083 gene encoding uncharacterized protein yields MVRNYPSGHEKRTKKRKEEQLEISQRGALDKYFLKKPQSSEHVVNSDLLDSNNVNSENAENVVNENGVNDNVDNENVEQEAVNDDTNRVNSNNLDDSAQDVEQNSENINQNVEENESVFVDIYDPRIWEALDHKSIDILAVNGPKRDLTIMKGPKDKLSRRFSSILYTRYLPNGETCDRDWLVYSKELDKVFCFCCKIFKKGIGKGNLVNEGYNDWSHVCVRLKEHETSVDHVLNMTIWCELRHRLQNNETIDKVAQEQFGKEKEHWKNLIVRIIAIVKYLGKNNLAFRGTNERLYESSNGNFLGLIEMLAEFDPVIIEHVHRINSGKIHHHYLSHDIQNELILLLASKIRNAIIKKVKEAKYFSVMLDCTPDASHQEQMTLILRCVDECSNSYKVQEFFIEFLQVNDTTGLGLFQVLENVLKAHDLEIDNVRGQGYDNGSNMKGKHQGVQKRLLDINPRAFYSPCGCHSLNLVLCDIANASSKARDFFGIVQRIYTIFANSTKRWHILKENVKGLTLKSLSATRWESRVESIKAIRFQVADICEALYEVADVGDAENDHKLQSEARSLAKNELSSFEFLLATIIWYEILCAVNFVSKHLQSQDILIDTAISEIKGLISFFKKYRDNGFSNAMDTAKKLAIELGIDPVFPQRRIIRRKRQFDEIDGEETSLSPEESFRIEYFIYIVDQAIASLEKRFEQYESYENIFGFLFNSDKLQSMDDIKLKSCCYHFEGALKKGEVSDISGNDLFVELKLFRELIPKEKMGAIDLLNFLKRFNCFPNVSIAYRILLTIPVTVASAERSFSKLKLLKSYLRTTMSQERLNGLALMAIESDLLDEVNVESVIDDFATKHARRATLFK; encoded by the coding sequence ATGGTTCGAAATTATCCATCCGGACATGAAAAACGCACTAAAAAAAGGAAAGAAGAACAATTAGAAATTTCTCAAAGAGGTGCTTTAGATAAGTATTTTTTAAAGAAGCCCCAATCAAGTGAACACGTTGTTAATTCTGATTTGCTAGACTCAAATAATGTTAATAGTGAGAATGCTGAAAATGTTGTTAATGAGAATGGTGTTAATGACAATGTTGATAATGAGAATGTTGAACAAGAAGCTGTGAATGATGACACTAATAGGGtgaattcgaataatttagatgATTCTGCACAAGACGTagaacaaaattcagaaaatattAATCAAAATGTTGAAGAAAATGAGTCTGTTTTTGTTGATATATATGATCCAAGGATATGGGAAGCTCTTGATCATAAATCAATTGACATTTTGGCAGTCAATGGTCCTAAAAGAGACTTAACCATAATGAAAGGCCCTAAAGACAAATTGTCTAGGAGATTCTCTTCTATTTTATATACTAGATATTTGCCCAATGGTGAAACTTGTGATAGAGATTGGCTTGTTTATTCAAAAGAACTTGACAAagtattttgtttttgttgtaaaattttcaaaaagggTATCGGAAAAGGTAATTTAGTTAATGAAGGCTATAATGATTGGTCACATGTTTGTGTTAGACTTAAAGAACATGAAACAAGTGTTGATCATGTTTTGAATATGACAATTTGGTGTGAACTAAGACATAGATTGCAAAATAATGAAACAATTGACAAAGTTGCTCAAGAGCAATTTGGGAAAGAAAAGGAGCATTGGAAAAATTTAATCGTTAGAATTATTGCCATTGTGAAGTATCTTGGTAAAAATAACCTCGCATTTCGTGGAACAAACGAAAGGTTATATGAAAGTAGCAATGGGAATTTTTTAGGTTTGATTGAAATGTTGGCTGAGTTTGATCCTGTGATTATTGAGCATGTTCATCGTATCAATAGTGGAAAGATTCATCATCATTATCTTAGTCATGATATCCAAAATGAGTTGATACTCCTACTTGCTTCTAAAATCAGAAATGCTATTATCAAGAAAGTAAAAGAAGCAAAATATTTTTCTGTGATGTTGGACTGTACACCTGATGCTAGCCATCAAGAGCAAATGACTTTAATTTTGAGGTGTGTTGATGAATGTTCAAATTCTTATAAAGTTCAAGAATTTTTTATTGAGTTCTTACAAGTTAATGATACAACTGGTCTAGGACTTTTTCAAGTGTTAGAAAATGTGTTGAAAGCTCACGATCTTGAAATAGATAATGTTAGGGGTCAAGGATATGATAATGGGTCTAACATGAAAGGTAAACATCAAGGTGTACAAAAGAGACTCTTGGATATAAATCCTAGAGCTTTCTATAGTCCATGTGGTTGTCATAGTCTTAACTTAGTTTTGTGTGACATTGCAAATGCTTCATCAAAAGCAAGAGACTTTTTCGGAATAGTCCAACGCATTTATACCATATTTGCTAATTCTACAAAGAGATGgcatattttaaaagaaaatgtgAAAGGTTTAACTCTTAAATCATTATCTGCCACTCGATGGGAAAGTCGTGTTGAAAGTATTAAAGCAATAAGATTTCAAGTTGCTGATATATGTGAAGCATTATATGAAGTAGCTGATGTAGGTGATGCTGAAAATGACCACAAACTACAAAGTGAAGCTAGATCTTTAGCAAAAAATGAGCTtagtagttttgaatttttgctTGCTACAATCATTTGGTATGAAATTTTGTGTGCTGTGAACTTTGTAAGCAAACATTTACAGTCACAAGACATTTTAATTGATACTGCCATAAGTGAGATAAAAGGGTTGATTTCCTTTTTCAAAAAATACAGAGATAATGGTTTTTCAAATGCCATGGATACTGCAAAAAAGTTAGCtattgaacttggaattgacCCAGTATTTCCTCAAAGGCGTATAATACGTAGAAAACGACAATTTGATGAAATTGATGGTGAAGAAACATCATTATCTCCTGAGGAATCATTTAGAATTGAGTACTTTATATACATTGTGGATCAAGCTATTGCATCCTTGGAAAAAAGGTTTGAACAATATGAATCGTATGAGAATATCTTTGGTTTTTTGTTCAATTCTGATAAGTTGCAGTCAATGGATGACATTAAACTCAAATCTTGTTGTTATCATTTTGAAGGTGCTCTTAAGAAAGGTGAGGTATCTGATATTAGTGGAAATGATTTATTTGTTGAGTTAAAATTATTTAGAGAGCTTATACCCAAAGAGAAAATGGGAGCGATCgatttattaaattttttaaaacgatttaattgCTTCCCAAATGTGTCTATTGCATACAGGATCCTATTAACTATTCCCGTTACTGTTGCTTCTGCAGAACGAAGCTTTTCGAAGTTGAAGTTGTTGAAGTCGTATTTAAGGACAACTATGTCGCAAGAAAGACTAAATGGGCTCGCTTTAATGGCTATTGAATCTGATCTTTTGGACGAAGTCAATGTCGAGTCTGTTATTGATGATTTTGCTACAAAACATGCAAGGAGGGCTACACTTTTTAAGTGA